A single region of the Sciurus carolinensis chromosome 16, mSciCar1.2, whole genome shotgun sequence genome encodes:
- the Pla2g15 gene encoding phospholipase A2 group XV isoform X1, which translates to MDLRLCPCRKALLPSGLLFELLLLLLLADPALQAPRHPPVVLVPGDLGNQLEAKLDKPTVVHYLCSKRTDSYFTLWLNLELLLPVIIDCWIDNIRLIYNRTSRATQFPDGVDVRVPGFGKTFSLEFLDPSKSSVGSYFHTMVESLVGWGYTQGEDVRGAPYDWRRAPNENGPYFLALREMIEEMYQLYGGPVVLVAHSMGNMYTLYFLQRQPQAWKDKYIHAFVALGAPWGGVAKTLRVLASGDNNRIPVIGPLKIREQQRSAVSTSWLLPYNHTWSPEKVFVHTPTTNYTLRDYHRFFQDIGFEDGWLMRQDTEGLVEAMMPPGVQLHCLYGTGVPTPDSFYYENFPDRDPKICFGDGDGTVNLESALQCQAWHGLQEHQVSLQELPGSEHIEMLANATTLAYLKRVLLGP; encoded by the exons ATGGACCTCCGCCTCTGTCCCTGCCGCAAGGCCCTGCTTCCGAGTGGCCTCCTGTTTGaactgctgctgttgctgctgcttgcGGACCCAGCGCTCCAGGCCCCACGTCACCCCCCAGTAGTGCTGG TGCCTGGTGATTTGGGCAACCAGTTGGAAGCAAAGCTGGATAAGCCGACGGTAGTACACTACCTTTGTTCCAAGAGGACCGACAGCTACTTCACTCTCTGGTTAAACCTCGAACTGCTGCTGCCTGTCATCATTGACTGCTGGATTGACAATATCAG ACTGATTTACAACAGAACATCCCGGGCCACCCAGTTTCCTGATGGTGTGGATGTGCGTGTCCCTGGTTTTGGGAAGACCTTCTCATTGGAGTTCCTGGACCCTAGCAAAAGCAGTGTGG GTTCCTATTTCCATACCATGGTGGAGAGCCTTGTGGGCTGGGGCTACACACAGGGTGAAGATGTTCGAGGGGCCCCCTATGACTGGCGCCGAGCGCCAA ATGAAAACGGGCCTTACTTCCTGGCCCTCCGAGAGATGATCGAGGAGATGTACCAGCTGTATGGGGGCCCTGTGGTACTGGTTGCCCACAGTATGGGCAACATGTACACACTCTACTTTCTGCAGCGGCAACCGCAGGCCTGGAAGGACAAGTATATCCATGCCTTTGTGGCACTGGGAGCTCCCTGGGGGGGCGTGGCCAAGACCCTGCGTGTCCTGGCCTCAG GAGACAACAACCGTATCCCTGTCATTGGGCCTCTGAAGATCCGGGAGCAGCAGCGGTCTGCAGTCTCCACCAGCTGGCTGCTGCCCTACAACCACACCTGGTCACCTGAGAAGGTGTTTGTACACACACCTACAACCAACTACACACTGCGGGATTATCACCGGTTCTTCCAGGACATTGGTTTTGAAGATGGCTGGCTCATGCGGCAAGACACAGAGGGGCTGGTTGAAGCCATGATGCCACCTGGTGTGCAGCTACACTGCCTCTATGGCACTGGTGTCCCCACACCAGACTCCTTCTACTATGAGAACTTCCCTGATCGCGACCCTAAAATCTGCtttggtgatggtgatggcaCCGTGAACTTGGAGAGTGCCCTGCAGTGCCAGGCCTGGCATGGCCTCCAGGAGCACCAAGTGTCATTGCAGGAGTTGCCAGGCAGTGAGCACATTGAGATGCTGGCCAATGCCACCACCCTAGCCTATCTGAAACGTGTACTCCTTGGGCCCTGA
- the Pla2g15 gene encoding phospholipase A2 group XV isoform X2: protein MDLRLCPCRKALLPSGLLFELLLLLLLADPALQAPRHPPVVLVPGDLGNQLEAKLDKPTVVHYLCSKRTDSYFTLWLNLELLLPVIIDCWIDNIRLIYNRTSRATQFPDGVDVRVPGFGKTFSLEFLDPSKSSVGSYFHTMVESLVGWGYTQGEDVRGAPYDWRRAPTATAGLEGQVYPCLCGTGSSLGGRGQDPACPGLRRQQPYPCHWASEDPGAAAVCSLHQLAAALQPHLVT from the exons ATGGACCTCCGCCTCTGTCCCTGCCGCAAGGCCCTGCTTCCGAGTGGCCTCCTGTTTGaactgctgctgttgctgctgcttgcGGACCCAGCGCTCCAGGCCCCACGTCACCCCCCAGTAGTGCTGG TGCCTGGTGATTTGGGCAACCAGTTGGAAGCAAAGCTGGATAAGCCGACGGTAGTACACTACCTTTGTTCCAAGAGGACCGACAGCTACTTCACTCTCTGGTTAAACCTCGAACTGCTGCTGCCTGTCATCATTGACTGCTGGATTGACAATATCAG ACTGATTTACAACAGAACATCCCGGGCCACCCAGTTTCCTGATGGTGTGGATGTGCGTGTCCCTGGTTTTGGGAAGACCTTCTCATTGGAGTTCCTGGACCCTAGCAAAAGCAGTGTGG GTTCCTATTTCCATACCATGGTGGAGAGCCTTGTGGGCTGGGGCTACACACAGGGTGAAGATGTTCGAGGGGCCCCCTATGACTGGCGCCGAGCGCCAA CGGCAACCGCAGGCCTGGAAGGACAAGTATATCCATGCCTTTGTGGCACTGGGAGCTCCCTGGGGGGGCGTGGCCAAGACCCTGCGTGTCCTGGCCTCAG GAGACAACAACCGTATCCCTGTCATTGGGCCTCTGAAGATCCGGGAGCAGCAGCGGTCTGCAGTCTCCACCAGCTGGCTGCTGCCCTACAACCACACCTGGTCACCTGA